The sequence TTTGATTCACTGATTGGGTCGGATTGCATGGAGGCACTGGGATGGTGCCGGGATTCTTTGACGTTGATACATACCTCGCCGGGCTTTCGAAGAAGGACGACGTTCTGGAGGAACTGAGCGGCAAGATCTCGTTCGAGATGTTCCGCAGCGATCTTGAGCGGGCGATACCCCGCTCGGATGGGGCCAAGGTGGACGCCCTCCTTTCGATCATGTGCTGATGTTCAAGGCCTTGGTCTTGCCGGCGATGAACGGGCTTGGCGACAAGGCAACGGAGTATTTTATGCGCGACCGCCTGACCTGGAAGCAGTTCCTGGGCCTTGAGCTTGCCGATCCCGTTCCCGACGCCAACACGATCTGGGTGTTTCGTGAGCGTCTGACCAAGGCGGGGGCAATCAAGGGTGTTTCGATACAGGCCGCCAGCTTCGCGGCCAGACAGGCCTTCCCATTAGTGCAGAACCTATATTAAATACAGGTACCGTCTGTGGAGACGGGGCACAAGGGATATTGCGAATGCTTATCAGATGTCGCGAAGAAACCAAGCTGGTGTCCGATCAGGACACCAGTGCCGCTTTGCTCTGCAAGACGCATCCAAACGGCTTGCTAATTGGAAGAAATGCTTTCTGAGTGAAGCCCAGGAGGCATGAATTGCCGTGACAAAGGGGTTTTCTCTTATGTCGCGATAGTGCCGCGGCTGCACGTTTAGGAGGTTTGATGATGGATGATCCCCGTATTCTGGTGGTAGAAGATTCGAAATTCTTCAATTCCGTCGTCAGCAAGGCGGTTCGGGAACGCGTGGGGGGCGAAGTCGTTTCGGCGCTATCCTTGGCCGAGGCGATGAAGGCTGTCGCGGATGGTAATTCGCGGTTCGGACTCGCCTTAGTCGATTTGGTCTTGCCCGACGCCCCCAACGGCGAGGCGGTGAACTGGCTTAAGGATCAGGGCATTCCCTGCATCGTGTTTACCGGGATGTTTTCGGAAGACCTACGCGAGCGTTTTCTAGCTGAGCACGTGATAGATTACGTGGTCAAGGAGGCACCTTCCAGCCTCAACTACTTAGTCGAATTGGTGGGTAGGCTGACTCGCAATCGAAACACCAAGGTTCTGGTGGTTGACGATTCCCGAACAGCCCGACGCTATGCCACTGATCTGCTGAGGAGCTACCAGTTTCAGGTGTTTGAGGCTGAGAGCGGCGAAACTGGGTTGAGTGTCCTTGCCGACAAACCAGACATTCGACTGGTGATCACAGATTACAACATGCCCGGCATAAATGGCGTGGAGATGGTCAAGCGCATGCGGGCGACGCATGATCAGGAACGCCTAGCAATCATCGGCGTGTCCTCTGGCGGTGGTAATGCGCTGTCGGCCAAGTTCATCAAGTTCGGCGCCAACGACTTTATCAACAAGCCGTTCCTGCGTGAGGAATTCTTTTGCCGCGTCATGCAGAACGTCCGGATGTTGGACATGGTGGAGCGGCTGACCGACATGGCGACCAAGGATGCTCTGACGGGCATCCATAATCGCCGCTTCTTCTTCGATGCCGGAGAGTCTCTGTTCGCCAGCGCCAAGCGGGAACAAGTCGCCTTGACTGCGGCCATGATCGACGTCGACTTCTTCAAGAAGGTCAACGACACTTATGGACATGACGGCGGTGATGCGGTTTTGAAACGTGTTGCTACCCTGTTGCGCAGTCTATGCCGCCAGACCGACGTTGTCGCCCGCTTCGGCGGCGAGGAATTCTCTATTCTGGCCGTCAACATGGACGACAGCACCGTGCGTCCTTTCTTCGACAAATTGCGGGCCGCCCTGGAAGCCGAGGAGATCGTCCATTCGGGAAATCGAATTCCGGTCACCGCAAGTTTTGGCATCTGTCATGGTGTCGGCACGTCGCTGGAAGCCATGCTAAAGACCGCCGACGAAATGCTTTATCAGGCTAAGCAGAACGGACGAAACCGTGTCGAGGTCGCATGACGAACACCCCTGTCCGCCTAGGGCTTATGCCCCCGTTGTCCGGCCTAGTCGAAATGTACGGCCAAGAGATTGTCTGGGCGGCGACGATCGCTTGCGCGGAGATCAATGAAAGCGGCGGCGTCCTGGGGCGTCCGTTGGAGTTGGTCATCGAAGACGATGGCAGTCTGCCGCAGACGGCGGTCCCGGCAGCGCGGCGGCTTGTCGAGCAGCACAATTGCAGCGCCATCATCGGCAACCTGCTGTCGAACGCACGCATCGACGTGGCGGCCAAGGTGGCCGATCCCATGGGCATTCCTTACCTCAACTTCTCCTTCTATGAAGGCAGCATCTCGTCCAGTTGGTTCTTCCATTTTGCGGCTTTACCCAACCAACAAATCGACAAGATGATCCCGTTCATGGCCGAGCGCTACGGCCTGAAGATGTTCTTTGCCGGCAACAATTATGAATGGCCGCGAGGATCAATCGACGCCTGTAAACGTTCGCTGGCGGCCTTGAACGGCGAGATCGTCGGAGAAGAGTATCTGCCCCTCGGGGTCCGCACCGAAGAGATCGACGTCTTGCTGGAGCGGGTGGCCCGCTCCGGTGCCGACGTCTTCGTCCCTTACTTCGCCGGGACGGACCAAATCACCCTGCTGTCCCGGTTCGCCGAAATGGGCATCAAAGACCGCATGGCCGTAGTGATGGGACATTTCGACGAAATCATCGCCGGTCACCTGTCCCCCAAAGCCCGAGAAGGGCTCTATTCCAGCAACACCTACTTCATGTCCGTCGATACACCGGGGTCGCGTGTTTACCTTGCGCGTTTGCGCGAATTGCCGGATGTCTTGGGATTGTGGCCCAACGGAAACGGAGTTCTGACCAATTTCGGCGAAGGCACCTATGTTTGCGTCAAGGCTTTCGCCGAAGCCGTGCGCGCGGTCGGCAGCCTGGAGCCGAAGGCACTTGCGCAAGCACTTGAGAAGATTCAAGTCTCCAGTCCGCAAGGTGTGGTTTCGATGGATCCCCTGACCCATCACGCAACCGTCAATTCCTATCTGACGCGTTGCCGGGAAGACGGCACCTTCGAGGTCGTCCGGGCATTCGGCCCGATCTCGCCGGTGATCCCCGCACGGTATCGATCACCTCCCGACAGGCCGCACTTTACCGAATCGCCCTCCAATCCTCAGGTGGCGGCTCGCTTGGCATCCGAGGCTGCGGACGCCTACCAGAAAATTGGAACGGCGAAGCAAATCCTGGCCCACGCGGACATGGCCATTCTGGCCACCGACCAGGACGGCTTCATCACTGACGCCAATCGCGCCGCAAGCGAGATGTTTGGCTACGCGGAAGACGAATTGATCGGCCTGTCGGTCAATCTATTGATCCCCCCACACATCCGCAGCCTTCATCAGGAACATCTAGCCCGTTTCCTGGCAAGCGACGAAACCGAACGGCGTATGGGCCAGCGCGGAGAAATCACCGGTTATCGTAAGGACGGCACCTTCTTCCCCTTGGAAGCCTCTATAGCCAAGTTCCACAGCGACGACGCCTGGGTGCTTGTCACCACCATGCGCGACCTGACGGCGGTGAGAGAAGCCGAGGCGGAATTAACTCGCCGCGCCACCCACGACGCCCTGACCGGCCTCCCGAACCGCGTCCTTATCCACGAGCGCCTCGAGAAGACTCTCCATCGGTCAAAGACCCGCAGCGACAATATCGCGCTCTTGTTCATCGATTTGGACGGTTTCAAGGCGGTGAACGACAAGTTCGGACACGAGGCCGGAGATCATCTGCTCAAGGAGATTTCAAAGCGCTTCATCCATGTGGCGCGCCCCGGCGACACCGTCGGTCGACTAGCTGGCGACGAATTCGTAATCCTATGCGAGCATATCGATTCCCCGGCTATGCTATCGTCCTTGGCGGAAAGAATACTCGCCGCCGCCAAGCAACCGGTCCTTTACGGAACAGACAAGTTGCTTATCACCGCCAGCATCGGCATTGCCGCCGGACACGGCTCGACCCATGCAGCCGATGATCTGATCCGTGCTGCCGACACGGCGATGTATTCCGTCAAGGAATCAGGGCGTGCGGGATGGCGTTTCTTCAACGAAGGCCTTCAGGATGAAGCCCAACGTCGGTTGTCGATTTCTACCGGTTTGCGCTCGGCACTGGAAAAGAACGAGTTTTATACCGTATTCCAACCCATCGTCGATACGCGGTCGTCGGTGGTGGTCGGCGCCGAGTTGCTGCTGAGATGGCGGTCGGACGAGGGCGAGATTTCCCCTGCGGCTTTCATTCCCATCGCCGAAATGAACGGTACCATCGTGGA comes from Alphaproteobacteria bacterium and encodes:
- a CDS encoding diguanylate cyclase is translated as MMDDPRILVVEDSKFFNSVVSKAVRERVGGEVVSALSLAEAMKAVADGNSRFGLALVDLVLPDAPNGEAVNWLKDQGIPCIVFTGMFSEDLRERFLAEHVIDYVVKEAPSSLNYLVELVGRLTRNRNTKVLVVDDSRTARRYATDLLRSYQFQVFEAESGETGLSVLADKPDIRLVITDYNMPGINGVEMVKRMRATHDQERLAIIGVSSGGGNALSAKFIKFGANDFINKPFLREEFFCRVMQNVRMLDMVERLTDMATKDALTGIHNRRFFFDAGESLFASAKREQVALTAAMIDVDFFKKVNDTYGHDGGDAVLKRVATLLRSLCRQTDVVARFGGEEFSILAVNMDDSTVRPFFDKLRAALEAEEIVHSGNRIPVTASFGICHGVGTSLEAMLKTADEMLYQAKQNGRNRVEVA
- a CDS encoding EAL domain-containing protein, whose protein sequence is MTNTPVRLGLMPPLSGLVEMYGQEIVWAATIACAEINESGGVLGRPLELVIEDDGSLPQTAVPAARRLVEQHNCSAIIGNLLSNARIDVAAKVADPMGIPYLNFSFYEGSISSSWFFHFAALPNQQIDKMIPFMAERYGLKMFFAGNNYEWPRGSIDACKRSLAALNGEIVGEEYLPLGVRTEEIDVLLERVARSGADVFVPYFAGTDQITLLSRFAEMGIKDRMAVVMGHFDEIIAGHLSPKAREGLYSSNTYFMSVDTPGSRVYLARLRELPDVLGLWPNGNGVLTNFGEGTYVCVKAFAEAVRAVGSLEPKALAQALEKIQVSSPQGVVSMDPLTHHATVNSYLTRCREDGTFEVVRAFGPISPVIPARYRSPPDRPHFTESPSNPQVAARLASEAADAYQKIGTAKQILAHADMAILATDQDGFITDANRAASEMFGYAEDELIGLSVNLLIPPHIRSLHQEHLARFLASDETERRMGQRGEITGYRKDGTFFPLEASIAKFHSDDAWVLVTTMRDLTAVREAEAELTRRATHDALTGLPNRVLIHERLEKTLHRSKTRSDNIALLFIDLDGFKAVNDKFGHEAGDHLLKEISKRFIHVARPGDTVGRLAGDEFVILCEHIDSPAMLSSLAERILAAAKQPVLYGTDKLLITASIGIAAGHGSTHAADDLIRAADTAMYSVKESGRAGWRFFNEGLQDEAQRRLSISTGLRSALEKNEFYTVFQPIVDTRSSVVVGAELLLRWRSDEGEISPAAFIPIAEMNGTIVDIGYWVFEEACRTERRWHTQAGENAPYVSFNMSTRQMEDPALVNRLLSIIAETGADPRRLLLEITETSLMADPDANRDTIDRMAGLGMRIAVDDFGTGYSSLLQLLRLKIDVLKIDKEFIQGIGTNPDCGVIVSTLCRMSKSLNLSLVAEGVETQDQRNALRALGCDSIQGYLFYRPMPADELLTAAANSRRAKEIDSGNLRFLIYISHPATEVTPSLLDALVSEARAFNQLNGITGHLIYFDGVFVQYLEGGEADIRRLYAMIRDDPRHKDVTLVSEGKLARRIFAGWTMGVRSLDDAFLVDEPDAGTSLFQLLVTSPVSCRTLFEIAAIETR